DNA sequence from the Cronobacter turicensis z3032 genome:
GGTTCGCCATAGCGCGCCAGCACTTTGATGGCTTCCATCGCCTGCAACGATCCAATAACGCCCACCAGCGGCGCCATCACGCCCGCTTCCACGCAGGTCAGCGCGTTGTCGCCAAACAGGCGGCTCAGGCAACGGTAGCACGGCTCGCCAGGCTGCCACGTAAAGACGCTGATCTGGCCCTCCATGCGGATAGCCGCGCCGGAGACCAGCGGCACTTTATGATGAAAACAGAGCGCGTTGAGCTGATTGCGCGTCGCCACGTTATCGGTGCAGTCGAGCACCAGATCGTGGCGGGCGATAAGTTCCGCGAGCGCCGCGTCATCCAGCTGCGCGTTGACGGCGTCGATAACGCAGTGCGGGTTAATGGCGCTGAGCGCCTCACGCGCGGATTCCACCTTCGGCTGGCCGATGGTGGCGTCGCGATGCAGCACCTGGCGCTGGAGATTGGAAAGCGCCACCGTGTCGAAATCGAGCAGCGTCAGCCTGCCGGTGCCCGCCGCCGCTAAATAAGGCGCGGCGGCGCAGCCAAGACCGCCGAGTCCCACCACCAGCACACGCGCGGCTTTCAGCCGCTCCTGGCCGTCAAAATCGAAATCCCGCAGGATGATTTGCCGGTTATAGCG
Encoded proteins:
- the moeB gene encoding Molybdopterin biosynthesis protein moeB translates to MFSAPLARATALSCWSASAATSSRANGLRSSCLTTCSEAEMTEALSDAEMLRYNRQIILRDFDFDGQERLKAARVLVVGLGGLGCAAAPYLAAAGTGRLTLLDFDTVALSNLQRQVLHRDATIGQPKVESAREALSAINPHCVIDAVNAQLDDAALAELIARHDLVLDCTDNVATRNQLNALCFHHKVPLVSGAAIRMEGQISVFTWQPGEPCYRCLSRLFGDNALTCVEAGVMAPLVGVIGSLQAMEAIKVLARYGEPCAGKLVMYDALRTQFREMKLACNPHCEVCGDGR